GGAcgtttataaactaaaatatattcgttctaatttttaaatacacTTCATTGTTGGGTAAATTCTATGTATGTCCTTTTACAAAAAGCTACTAtcaacttttaatatttatgaaactCGCGTAAagtttttcaataataaaaagtttataattatgaattttcttattttaatttagaagaTACAtactccaaaaaaaaaatcctgattagtttaaaaaatatttagattgaTCGTTTTCTGctttaaattattgaaacatTGTTTATTTGactctttaaattttttgttattttaatattgaactCTTTGATAGtattatgtttatttctttattttttttttaaatcaataaatatttaaaaaagtacaTATGgaaatatcaatatattttaccTTAAAGAAATAGACATATATAGTCCAATGTCCTTTGGCATGACAAGAGGAAGAAACATAAAAACCAAGAGTACTTTAATGAGAAATAAGACAAGCAAATAGAGTCACCGATGAGGAGTAAGAAGTTAAACATCCTAACAACTTTCCTCAGAAAAAATTCAAGTTAGTCTTAATTGTTAATGTAGGTAAGTGAGATTGGCATGGAGCTCATGGGATTACATATCTTTAATTGTGCTGTGTATGAAGTTACTAACAAAAGATAACATAACAATTAACTTTTCTGTTGAAATGGGTTATGAGAGTTAAAAAGACAAGGACAAAATTTGAAAAGGATCATTATCACAGGAAAATGTATTATGGCAGTAGACCATGTGGCAAAGGGAAGAAAGTGCAAGAAAGGGATAACCAATGTTCTGTATAGCAGCACTACATTTGGTGTTGGAAGTGATATATACCAAATCGTAAGAACTTCTTAcaattttcttctctctcttttccttAATTTTACTCAAATCGGACCCATGTCTACATTAAAAGTTGGCTTTTTATGTTgttaaaacttatttgttcTTCCAAATTGTAAACTGCAAAAGCATAACGTAATTGTATGGATAATAAAGGCGAGTTTTATAGGTGGGTTTACagataaaaatatctttcaaatgTAAGAAAGAGAGACGTAATTCGAtgcagtgttttttttttcttttaattaatgtttcCGAATTCGTTCTGAAAATCCGTCTAATAAATGCTAAATATATGCAAGCTTTCTATGGAGAAAGAACAACGTTTGTTACTTGTTACGTAGGTAAATCACAATTCAAAAGATTATTTAAGTGGCCCATACTATTGACAGCAAAAGTTAGTTCCTCCAAGAAAGTGAAGAATTCCGGTACGaaatttaatgtataattaGAGCTGTTCCATCACCAACTTCAATCAATCCTTAGCGATTTTTCCACCTTCTGTATCCAGTTTTGCTCAAATGTCAGAAAAACATTCCAACAATTCATCCGTGAATGTGCCTTTAGTAGCCGATAATGGCGAGTTGGCTCAGCATAAAACCATAACCTATCCTCCTTCTGCACAAGACACTGTATCCTTCTTTCACACTTGTCTGAACGGACTCAATGCAATAGCAGGTTCCATTATTTACAACACATGTTCTTTATCTATATAAACTTCTTTTTTTCAGTTACCTCAATGTTTGGTTTGCAGGTGTAGGTATACTCTCAGTTCCTTACGCTCTTGCATCTGGAGGATGGTTAAGCTTGGTTCTTTTGTTTGGAATTGCCACTGCAGCACTTTACACGGGCACGTTGATAAAAAGATGCATGGTTATGAATACGAATATCAGAAGCTATCCTGATATAGGTGAACTTGCATTTGGAAAGACAGGAAGGCTAATAGTGTCAGTATCCATGTATACTGAACTATATCTAGTTTCAATAGGATTCTTGATTCTAGAAGGTGATAACTTGAGTAACTTGTTCCCCAATGCGAAGGTTCAGATAGCTGGCTTAGCAATTGCAGGGAAACAATTCTTTGTGATATTGGTTTCCCTTATCATCTTGCCCACAGTTTGGTTGGACAACTTGAGTCTACTCTCTTATGTATCTGCAAGTGGAGTCTTCGCTTCTGTTCTCATCATCCTTTCAATAACATGGACTGCAACATTTGATGGAGTTGGTTTTCATCATAAAGGAACTCTTGTCCGTTGGAATGGTCTCCCCACAGCTGTTAGCTTGTATGCCTTCTGTTATTGTGCACATCCTGTCTTTCCCACCTTGTACAATTCCATAAGAAACAAACATCATTTCACTAATGTAAGTACTTCTGTTTGATTTGAATAACATTGGTTAATTTAATCCTATGTAATAAtgaagtttatattttataatactaGGTCTTAACTGGCTGCTTTCTCTTAACCACTGTGGGCTATGCATCCATGGCTATAGTGGGTTATTTAATGTTTGGTGAGGAGGTTGAGTCACAAGTAACACTGAACCTGCCTCTGAACAAAGTTAGCTCAAAAGTAGCAATATACACAACGTTGATGAATCCCATATCGAAGTTTGCTTTGATGGCAACACCTATTACGAATGCTTTAAAAGACTTGCTTCCAAGGAGGTACAAGAATAGGGTGACGAGCATCTTAGTTAGCACAGTGTTGGTAATGAGCACCACCATTGCTGCCCTTGCTGTTCCTTTCTTTGGGTCTCTGATGTCACTGGTTGGAGCCTTTCTAAGTGTCACAGCTTCTATTCTGCTTCCATGCTTGTGCTACTTGAAGATTTCGGGCACTTACAGGAACTTTGGGTGTGAGAGTGTAGTCATAGTGATACTAATAATGGCAGCTTTAGCAATGGCAATATCTGGGACATACACCTCTTTCATGGAAATAGCACACCACCTAGTTCAACTATGATCCAATCAAATAACACTGTGCATGAAGAACCCGTCGGTTCATTAAATTGAAACACTAACTCCCATGAATAAAAGGACTCACACTTATGtaacaaataaaagaacaactgtttgcttttattttcaatcCTATGATTGGAATAAATGTGTCACCTTTTAGCATCGTTGTGGTTGAAATCTGAATTTTCcactttaaattattaaatgaatttacCATTTAAGTATGATAGAGTTTTTAACTGCAAAAGCACTGTCACGTCCTCAAATAATGATCCCAGTGTAAATAAGAACGACGGGGAGATTCTTTTTTGAAGTCCTCCTCTTTAACTGTATTTCTCTATTTATTTGATGAGATTtaatctctctcttttttctgtaatttatcTAAATGAGATTTGTATTTCAGTGAATTCCAGAATTGAGTAATGATTATAAAATACACTAAAACAATGTAAGTTATactaattactttaatttttataattaaaatacactaaattattaaaaataaaagatacatataaatatactaaattattaaaatagtttacCATTTTCtatcattattaatttattcaaaaaaaaaaatcaaaatagtgattacttttaaaaaagtaaGTTAACAACTCTTATATTATAAGggataaaataaacaaatgaattgtatacacaaaatataaaatcGTCTTTATACATTTAGTTatagataatataatatgatatagatattattcttattaacaataacaatacaaaataataaaattataattataaaaataaatataaatatcttttacaattttattataaataatatttatttattttgcagataattttattattataaacaattatttgaatttaaaaactattattttttttaaaagtgaacaaataaaaagaaatacttaaatttaaaaagataatcatttaacaaaataaaattggtatcatattttaaattaaaaaaaaatacatattaaaaacttaaattaaaaaaatatacaagataaacttcttttatataattataaaaacattattattaaacaataaatatgagactagaaaaaaaaacacaagataTTATTTGTTGTAATCCACtcaaatttatacaattttttttcacttgatAATGCAAGAGTAGTACAACATTCTAAAACAAACATTAATATCAAAACATCTCTAAGCCATAAACAACGCTTGCGTGTTTTTTCAAGTCACTATCTGTATGAAAATAAAGTCTTTTAATCTCATTAAAAACATGAAGAGTGACCAAACTATCGGAACCTGCATGATGGCTTCTTCTGGCACTATTATCCAAACCTAAGGACTTACTGACTTTATCTAAACCGCCATAAAGATTGGGACAAAATTTGACGAGATGTTTAACATCATATACTTTCTGTCCAAAGAAGAATTTAACGAGATGTAGAAAGTCACTCAAGTTGGAAGGTAGAATTGGTTGCATGTGCAAAAAACGATAACTCAATACCTTGACCAAGTAGGCAAAATCATAAGCACCATGAAAAGTAATCCACTGAATATGACTGTTGCATAGGAATCCTGAGGTCATCATGAGCTCAACGAATCGCATGATGTTGGCTCCAAAGCTACGATTCTTATGAAAATCCATGCCTTGGCTTTGGAGGAGGGCGATGGAGTGAGGAGCATGAAGATGGCGTGTGACATCGAACTCACAAAAGTTGAACTCCCAAATGAAGCGATTGGAGGTTCCAAAAGTTGGAAGGTTTCCATGGCAGTCTGAAAGAGTCAGCCCAACTTGGATGAGGTGCAtactgtgacatcccaaaaatacagtcataactataaattcagaaaaaatcacatttaataataatctcaaacagttttccactaaaattaaaaatcaaatgaacgctcaaggacgaacgtccttgagtacaaatCCAACATAACGGACGAATGTGCAAAAGCCGCACGCCACACATAAGAGTTACAATCTGAAGTTGAACGCACAAAtaaaaacct
This sequence is a window from Vigna angularis cultivar LongXiaoDou No.4 chromosome 2, ASM1680809v1, whole genome shotgun sequence. Protein-coding genes within it:
- the LOC108327163 gene encoding amino acid transporter AVT1I, which gives rise to MSEKHSNNSSVNVPLVADNGELAQHKTITYPPSAQDTVSFFHTCLNGLNAIAGVGILSVPYALASGGWLSLVLLFGIATAALYTGTLIKRCMVMNTNIRSYPDIGELAFGKTGRLIVSVSMYTELYLVSIGFLILEGDNLSNLFPNAKVQIAGLAIAGKQFFVILVSLIILPTVWLDNLSLLSYVSASGVFASVLIILSITWTATFDGVGFHHKGTLVRWNGLPTAVSLYAFCYCAHPVFPTLYNSIRNKHHFTNVLTGCFLLTTVGYASMAIVGYLMFGEEVESQVTLNLPLNKVSSKVAIYTTLMNPISKFALMATPITNALKDLLPRRYKNRVTSILVSTVLVMSTTIAALAVPFFGSLMSLVGAFLSVTASILLPCLCYLKISGTYRNFGCESVVIVILIMAALAMAISGTYTSFMEIAHHLVQL
- the LOC108327164 gene encoding probable CCR4-associated factor 1 homolog 9 yields the protein MVMSCGVVMTRSVWAYNLEAEFELIRRMIRFFPVISMDTEFPGVIFQLDPTFRQPRNNYALMKANVDRIMHLIQVGLTLSDCHGNLPTFGTSNRFIWEFNFCEFDVTRHLHAPHSIALLQSQGMDFHKNRSFGANIMRFVELMMTSGFLCNSHIQWITFHGAYDFAYLVKVLSYRFLHMQPILPSNLSDFLHLVKFFFGQKVYDVKHLVKFCPNLYGGLDKVSKSLGLDNSARRSHHAGSDSLVTLHVFNEIKRLYFHTDSDLKKHASVVYGLEMF